Proteins encoded together in one Amblyraja radiata isolate CabotCenter1 chromosome 11, sAmbRad1.1.pri, whole genome shotgun sequence window:
- the LOC116978752 gene encoding protein FAM187B-like: MWNENVLLFILGMLFLIGGLPNFLNQDDWANCSGKAPCSLAFLSNNPLSLRCPSATEVPAGSVYWQYQDLSQPQAQPSTFITSGHLTVYQGPMGDLGSRADLHRGSLIMDTAKTSDTGLYLCKSANSTLAAYQVDVQDSSLVYVSHQGLGQSILTNQTLRVNVGSSQHMVKLYTRWGPWQECNRCNVIGEQKVMGFCYAKLSDIDKDEDEDEALEVNGITLPCGLMELFIGQSLPRRGAELHYQWCRQPCKKEQQPLEIAANLLLLEIGEWWRWWCGREPVFNWMEPRTTLVQSTYHGIRDNARMTCPGASVYTPVLWQRDSTFITQGGSSDGRHRLVDAMGGMYEIKSVMPSDRGIYRCWVHGRRVASFHIETPEKPVVHRPVNRRLLRRVTTIVGTIAMVFIISAVVEILHT; encoded by the coding sequence ATGTGGAATGAAAATGTATTGCTTTTCATTCTGGGCATGCTGTTTCTAATAGGCGGCTTGCCCAACTTCCTAAACCAGGACGACTGGGCTAACTGCTCGGGCAAAGCCCCCTGCTCCCTGGCGTTCCTATCGAACAATCCGCTCAGCCTGCGTTGCCCGAGTGCCACAGAAGTACCAGCAGGCTCCGTGTACTGGCAGTACCAGGACCTCAGCCAGCCTCAAGCCCAACCCAGCACCTTCATCACATCCGGGCACTTGACGGTGTACCAAGGGCCGATGGGCGATCTGGGAAGCCGAGCCGATCTACATCGAGGCTCCTTGATCATGGACACGGCGAAGACCTCAGACACGGGCCTGTACCTGTGTAAGTCGGCTAATTCCACCCTAGCCGCCTACCAGGTGGATGTGCAGGACTCGTCTCTGGTTTACGTGTCCCACCAAGGGCTGGGGCAGAGCATTCTGACAAACCAGACTCTGAGGGTGAACGTGGGCTCTTCCCAGCACATGGTCAAGCTCTACACCCGCTGGGGACCATGGCAGGAATGTAACCGGTGTAACGTAATAGGGGAGCAGAAGGTGATGGGCTTCTGTTACGCCAAACTTAGTGACATCGACAAGGACGAGGACGAGGACGAGGCACTGGAGGTGAATGGCATCACCTTGCCCTGCGGGCTAATGGAGCTATTCATTGGGCAGTCCTTGCCCCGGCGCGGCGCTGAGCTCCACTACCAATGGTGCCGCCAGCCGTGCAAGAAGGAGCAACAACCATTGGAGATCGCAGCCAATCTTCTGTTGCTGGAGATTGGCGAatggtggcggtggtggtgtGGTCGGGAGCCTGTGTTCAACTGGATGGAGCCGCGTACAACTCTTGTGCAGTCGACGTACCACGGCATCCGTGACAACGCCCGGATGACATGCCCGGGGGCGTCGGTGTACACGCCCGTTCTATGGCAGCGCGACTCCACCTTTATCACCCAAGGTGGCAGCAGTGACGGGAGACACCGGCTGGTCGACGCCATGGGCGGCATGTATGAAATCAAAAGTGTGATGCCCTCCGACCgcggcatctaccgctgctgggtGCATGGGCGTAGGGTTGCCTCCTTCCACATCGAGACGCCCGAGAAGCCAGTGGTGCACCGCCCCGTCAACCGGCGACTGCTCAGACGTGTAACAACCATCGTCGGCACGATCGCCATGGTCTTTATAATCAGCGCCGTGGTTGAAATATTACACACCTAG